One Dictyostelium discoideum AX4 chromosome 3 chromosome, whole genome shotgun sequence genomic region harbors:
- a CDS encoding leucine-rich repeat-containing protein (Similar to LRR), translating into MNKKFIFILLIVFICFLNISQSIRINNNKNNNINNNYNNNNNNNIQTKEKRERNLIKFKEIEKIRKFLGNVESLTTIPLVSNEKIILEKLYSDWNGKDWDDNTNWLNGDPCMNQWYGIECNSFDGGITNNVISIKMSLNNIVGEMSTEIKNLVHLQTLDISNNGFYGEIPIGIFQQMNNLSYISLNENEFQGDLEWASYLPDSIVTLWIAMNQFQGTIPTFFSKYPILDLLFLEENLLIGTIPPEVGDLKKIKLLDFGLNTITGTLPSSIGNLSYLEQFWLYDNQLEGSIPLTMGNLQNLKLFEVTRNQLGGDLSGVFLNNPNLKSLRFSGNSFYGDLDWICQLDGLRDVHFDINRFESLPNCLGKAPLQMNELLLADNLISGTIPSSIGNMIGIEYINLARNNLTGTIPSSFNNFSNLNRIDISSNKFNCSLSEILDPIKHQTHLTIISAQYNEIHGEFFENMVWDGVQQIELLTKIFIINLSHNKLSGPIPEYLSWMPNLNDLDLSYNNLSGTVPNQLSFLSTMYLENNPFLGSSDGSLPLFMEPSVIFIHKDTESYACPSIIGKGFDIRISLDSTYYNNSFCLCDYNYRGVNGSCKICPQDSYCPGGGNDILIPSGYYPMPSNENPEYLLKCIISNFGYTSCNPDSSYNYTCQDGYQGRLCSKCVDGYFHKGTECSVCPTGPQSIVIFIVVVVVFIALFLFFVMTDPKRSLPSSTRKTVMYYYQVFNLLLSKLSPWPSFFSIFYSGSSWLNFSFGFLCINNLSRWPNLFIVMICLPFAFLVISIVFIASMQLFHYVKSSLNGVDYIFNKKLIYSGVRVNLLALNFLYLPLCIYIFQNYPCTKDQVTGESFMSFFPWQECGDNSTHNRIMRLTIAFTIIYVIGIPLLFAILLFYNRKRLDNPMILTMIGSIYIDYRKSVYWYELVALGRRFFMAVSLALIDPKSSFSIFVVLLVIGSSIISQIIFKPYVYRISNYSETIGNSVLLFSYVCILILSSLATTKLYDSQGIEIILSVVVVVYTVLLLLLFLFSLKYFLPKKWQTVIDYHIIKFITWVRITSNNLISDIKDINSIDGDDSFETTKEPIFERTVSNNLNVLGSFELKRRNSQINSNCNNNNNNNNNNNNNNNNNNNNNNNNINNNIISAKQLDCNNNNNNYNGEKITPGDGQDCLISLSIDNSGTNFNHNNDNNNNDDNNDNNINNNEEFNKNN; encoded by the exons atgaataaaaaatttatttttattttattaattgtatttatttgttttttaaatatttctcaATCAATtagaataaataataataaaaataataatattaataataattataataataataataataacaatatacaaacaaaagaaaagagagaaagaaatttaattaaatttaaagagattgaaaaaataagaaaatttTTAGGAAATGTTGAAAGTTTAACAACAATTCCATTGGTTAGTAATGAAAAGATTATATTGGAAAAATTATATTCCGATTGGAATGGTAAAGATTGGGATGATAATACAAATTGGTTAAATGGTGATCCATGTATGAATCAATGGTATGGTATTGAATGTAATTCATTCGATGGTGGAATAACAAATAATgtaatatcaattaaaatgagtttaaataatatagttGGTGAAATGTCaactgaaattaaaaatttagtaCATTTGCAAACATTggatatttcaaataacgGCTTTTATGGTGAAATTCCAATTGGAATTTTTCAACAAATGAATAATCTTTCCTATATATCactaaatgaaaatgaattccAAGGTGATTTAGAATGGGCATCGTATTTACCAGATTCAATAGTTACATTATGGATTGcaatgaatcaatttcaagGTACTATTCCAACATTTTTTAGTAAATATCCAATTTTAGATTTACTCTTTTTAGAagagaatttattaattggtacAATTCCACCAGAAGTTggagatttaaaaaaaattaaattattagattttGGTTTAAATACAATTACT ggtacattaccatcatcaataGGGAATTTATCATATTTAGAACAATTTTGGTTATATGATAACCAATTGGAAGGTAGCATTCCATTAACAATGggaaatttacaaaatttaaaattatttgaagtaACAAGAAATCAGTTAGGTGGAGATTTAAGtggtgtttttttaaataatccaaatttaaaa tcatTAAGATTTTCAGGAAATTCATTTTATGGTGATTTAGATTGGATATGTCAATTGGATGGATTAAGAGATGTTcattttgatattaatagATTTGAAAGTTTACCAAATTGTTTAGGGAAAGCACCATTACAAatgaatgaattattattagcagataatttaatttctggTACAATACCATCAAGTATTGGTAATATGATTGGTATTGAATATATTAACTTAGCACGTAATAATTTAACTGGAACAAtaccatcatcatttaataacttttcaaatttaaatagaattgatatttcttcaaataaatttaattgttcattATCCGAAATTTTAGATCCAATTAAACATCAAACTCAT ttAACAATTATATCAGCGCAATATAATGAAATTCATGgtgaattttttgaaaatatggTTTGGGATGGTGTAcaacaaattgaattattaacaaaaatttttattattaatctttCACATAATAAATTAAGTGGACCAATTCCAGAATATTTATCTTGGATgccaaatttaaatgatttagatttatcatataataatttatcaggAACAGTGCCAAATCAGTTAAGTTTTTTAtc aacAATgtatttagaaaataatccATTTTTAGGAAGTAGTGATGGTAGTTTACCATTATTTATGGAACCAagtgttatttttattcataaAGATACTGAATCATATGCATGTCCATCAATTATTGGTAAAGGATTTGATATTAGAATTTCATTAGATTCAacttattataataatagtttttgtCTTTGTGATTATAATTATCGTGGTGTAAATGGGTCATGTAAAATATGTCCACAAGATTCATATTGTCCAGGTGGTGGCAATGATATTCTAATTCCAAGCGGATATTACCCAATGCCATCAAATGAAAATCCAGAATATTTATTGAAATGTATAATTAGTAATTTTGGGTATACATCATGTAATCCAGATTCATCATATAATTATACATGCCAAGATGGTTATCAAGGTAGATTATGTTCAAAATGTGTCGATGGTTATTTCCATAAGGGAACAGAATGTTCAGTTTGTCCAACCGGTCCACAATCGATTGTAATTTTCATagtggttgtagttgttttCATTGCATTGTTTTTATTCTTTGTAATGACAGATCCAAAAAGATCATTACCATCATCTACACGTAAAACCGTTATGTATTATTACCAAGTTTTCAATTTACTACTTTCAAAATTATCTCCATGGCCATCATTTTTCTCAATTTTTTACAGTGGTTCAAGTTggttaaatttttcatttggtttcctttgtataaataatttatcacgTTGGCCAAATTTATTCATTGTCATGATTTGTTTACCATTTGCATTTTTGGtgatttcaattgttttcaTTGCATCAATGCAATTATTCCATTATGTAAAGAGTAGTTTAAATGGTGTAGATTACATTTTCaataagaaattaatttattcagGTGTCCGTGTTAATCTTTTAGCATTGAATTTCTTATATTTACCATTGTGTATTTATatctttcaaaattatcCATGTACAAAAGACCAAGTCACAGGTGAATCGTTTATGTCATTTTTCCCATGGCAAGAATGTGGTGATAATTCAACACATAATCGTATAATGAGATTAACAATTGCATTCACAATTATCTATGTTATTGgtataccattattatttgcgaTATTACTATTCTACAATAGAAAGAGATTAGATAATCCAATGATTTTAACAATGATTGGTTCAATTTATATAGATTATCGTAAATCAGTTTATTGGTATGAATTGGTTGCTTTGGGTAGAAGATTTTTCATGGCAGTTTCATTGGCTTTAATCGATCCAAAATCATCATTCAGTATATTCGTTGTGTTACTCGTAATTGGTTCATCAATTATTAGTCAAATCATATTTAAACCATACGTTTATAGAATTAGTAATTATTCTGAAACTATTGGTAATTCAGTTTTACTTTTTAGTTATGtttgtattttaattttatcatcattgGCAACTACAAAACTTTATGATTCACAAGGTattgaaatcattttatcagtggttgttgtggtttatactgttttattattattattattcttattcTCTTTGAAATActttttaccaaaaaaatGGCAAACAGTTATCGATTATCatatcatcaaattcataACATGGGTTAGAATcacttcaaataatttaatttctgatattaaagatattaattcaattgatggCGATGATAGTTTTGAAACAACAAAAGAACCAATTTTTGAAAGAACTGtcagtaataatttaaatgttttaggtagttttgaattaaaaagaagaaattctcaaataaattcaaattgtaataataataataataataataataataataataataataataataataataataataataataataataatattaataataatataatttcagCAAAACAATTAGactgtaataataataataataattataacgGTGAAAAAATAACACCTGGTGATGGTCAAGATTGTTTAATTAGTTTATCGATTGATAATAGTGgaacaaattttaatcataataatgataataataataatgatgataataatgataataatattaataataacgaagagtttaataaaaataattaa
- the nola4 gene encoding DKCLD domain-containing protein → MTTDKKSKSKSSEKSTQEVEQVIKPEKTPILDTSKWPLLLKNYDQLSVRTGHYTPIPNGHSPLKRPIKEYVKYGIINLDKPSNPSSHEVVAWIRTILRVTKTGHSGTLDPKVTGCLIVCIERATRLVKSQQGAGKEYIGIVRLHGAIEGTTELSKAVDTLTGALFQRPPQKSAVKKRLRVRTIHNSKLLEFDPERNLGLIWVDCEAGTYIRTLCVHIGLLMGVGGHMQELRRVRSGIMSEKKGQVTMHDVKDAQYEYDNSKDESYLRRVIQPLEAILTNYKRIVVKDSAINAICYGAKLMIPGLLRYEQDIESNEEVVLITTKGEAIAIGIAQMTTASMATCDHGVVATIKRVIMDRDVYPVRWGLGPKAKVKKEMIKDGKLDKFGKPNEKTPSDWTNTYTYYTGQVATTTTTSPVESMNVDTPKKATASVAVKAEVESSEDEKPVPKKEKKDKKEKKKDSSDDESEEEKSSKKDKKEKKEKKEKKEKKSSKDDSDDESSKKEKKDKKRKKSSDKDSDSEKESSDKKDKKDKKEKKKSKN, encoded by the exons ATGACAACTG ataaaaaatcaaaatcaaaatcaagtGAAAAATCAACACAAGAAGTTGAACAAGTTATTAAACCAGAAAAAACCCCAATTTTAGATACTAGTAAATggccattattattaaaaaattatgatcAATTATCAGTTAGAACTGGTCATTATACACCAATTCCAAATGGTCATTCACCATTAAAGAGACCAATCAAAGAGTATGTTAAATATGGTATTATCAATTTGGATAAACCATCAAATCCATCATCACATGAAGTTGTAGCATGGATTCGTACCATTCTTCGTGTAACCAAAACTGGTCACTCTGGTACATTGGATCCAAAGGTTACTGGTTGTTTAATCGTTTGTATTGAACGTGCAACTCGTTTGGTTAAATCACAACAAGGTGCAGGTAAAGAGTACATTGGTATCGTTCGTTTACATGGTGCCATCGAAGGTACCACTGAACTCTCAAAGGCTGTAGACACCTTGACCGGTGCTCTCTTCCAAAGACCACCACAAAAATCTGCCGTCAAAAAGAGATTAAGAGTTCGTACCATTCATAACTCcaaattattagaatttgaCCCAGAACGTAATTTAGGTTTAATTTGGGTCGATTGTGAAGCCGGTACCTATATTCGTACCCTTTGCGTTCACATTGGTCTCTTGATGGGTGTCGGTGGTCATATGCAAGAACTTCGTAGAGTCCGTTCCGGTATCATGTCTGAAAAGAAGGGTCAAGTCACCATGCATGACGTCAAAGACGCTCAATACGAATATGACAATAGCAAAGACGAATCTTACTTACGTCGTGTCATTCAACCATTGGAAGCAATTCTCACCAATTACAAGAGAATCGTCGTTAAAGACTCTGCAATCAATGCCATCTGTTATGGTGCTAAACTCATGATTCCAGGTCTCTTACGTTATGAACAAGACATTGAATCAAACGAAGAAGTCGTTCTTATCACCACCAAAGGTGAAGCCATCGCTATTGGTATCGCTCAAATGACCACCGCTTCAATGGCCACTTGTGATCATGGTGTCGTTGCCACAATCAAAAGAGTTATCATGGATAGAGATGTCTATCCAGTTAGATGGGGTCTTGGTCCAAAAGCAAAGGTCAAGAAGGAAATGATCAAAGATGGTAAATTAGACAAATTTGGTAaaccaaatgaaaaaactCCATCAGATTGGACCAACACTTACACCTATTACACTGGTCAAGTtgccactaccaccaccacctcccCAGTCGAATCAATGAATGTTGATACTCCAAAGAAAGCAACTGCCTCTGTCGCCGTTAAAGCTGAAGTTGAATCATCTGAAGATGAAAAACCAGTCccaaagaaagaaaagaaagataaaaaagaaaagaagaaaGACTCATCCGATGACGAATCTGAAGAAGAGAAATCCTCAAAGAAagacaaaaaagaaaagaaagaaaagaaagaaaagaaagaaaagaaatccTCAAAAGATGACTCTGATGATGAATCatccaaaaaagaaaagaaagacaaaaagagaaagaaatCTTCCGATAAAGATTCAGACAGCGAAAAAGAATCTTctgataaaaaagataaaaaagataaaaaagaaaaaaagaaatcaaagaattaa
- the agnD gene encoding argonaut-like protein, whose protein sequence is PPYPYQQPPQQPQQPPYQQGGYYPPPPSGPTQTGSTPPQQPPYQQGGYYPPPPTSGPTQTGSTPPQQPQQQLQQSPHQQGGYYPPPPPSGSIQAGSTQPQQQQQQQQQQSQPPHQQGGYYPPPPTSGSTQTGSTPPQPHQQGGYYPQSASPPLPQQQQQGGYYPPPQHGYYPPPPPQGGYYPPPYGYDPYGPPQGGYYPPPPPYGYGYYPPPPPYGYYPPPSQQQTPQQPPQPQQLDSYGVPLQNSQQQIPYPPQQQPPQYEQQPQQPPQQPQQPQQQPQQPQQQPQLPQQPQQPQQQPLQQPQQPQQQPLQPQQQPQQQPQQQPQQQLQQQPPPLQQQQQQQQQQQQQQPQPQQQQPQLQQQPQENLGEWRKSISEFVSPERVILEDSSKDNNNNNNNNNNNNNNNNNNNNNNNNNNNNNNNNMDLNNNNRDSRGRDDWDNRFSSRDSHHRDRDNRDNRDSYSSRDRERDRDFYLSKDRDRDRDRDRDRDRDRDRDRDRDYRGSYRDNREKSGGSLGSSSNSVPQSLSQSSSSIPQASSSSNITTPSTTTTTTNTNTNSNFLSSPSSSSLSSSSLPAASLSSGSLSAGIGFSKRVKDEDVVDISDGNKKLTVPVRRGVTVKLSSNQFPLNIDKSVKIYLYCVIFTPQIYNRVRKYDLVSGLQGAIGPNIYDGTSSLYCLKEMTEDQIFQFDSVNIRLSFIKVLDPPSTIQFYNVFMKKIMKLLGFSIVGRQYFNSRLSEKIESSNLNVWPGFFTSIGKISAGTSLLADMSRKVIRKESVLSLIQSLSRRGSRADIERELVGSIIITLYNNKTYRINSIEWNKSPRSNFRTDANGEITFENYYRITYDRSVTDYEQPLLISRCKGRKEDVYLIPEFCNLTGISNEDRKNGQKMKEINERTVVEPRKRFYGLKEFIKSINSTTEIREEASRWGISFQNSLEVNGNQFPTPHKENFYLEKIKSNWGIIAAESLQKELGTFEKEMKNYCLERPFVQLVKNNPREFSSEIRAMVDSKKIDFVVCIIPAVQTEAYNAIKRASLLECKIVSQVITARTITSDHLGNYLNQSKIHTQKDARSVAAFCATTNNAFTNCYVSATIQKQSSKEVINSLGASMGNALKAYHHINSRLPEVVVVYRDGISDGMIDQVNKYEVQAIRESFSMLPSSMGAKPKLIYIIVKKNTHIRFFDLGGNYSNPTQGVVVSQGVTRDHWYDFFLISQKTTKGTANPTHYHVIQDETNIQAESLQQLTYNLCYLYFNFDQSVSVPSVCQFAHKSALLIGKSCNANTPEELSNRLFFL, encoded by the exons CCACCTTATCCAtatcaacaaccaccacaacagccacaacaaccaccataTCAACAAGGAGGTTATtatccaccaccaccaagtGGTCCAACACAAACAGGATCAACTCcgccacaacaaccaccataCCAACAAGGAGGTTATTacccaccaccaccaacaagtGGCCCAACACAAACAGGATCAACTCcgccacaacaaccacaacaacagctCCAACAATCACCACATCAACAAGGAGGCTATtatccaccaccaccaccaagtGGTTCAATACAAGCAGGATCAactcaaccacaacaacagcaacaacaacaacaacaacaatcacaaccacCACACCAACAAGGGGGTTATtatccaccaccaccaacaagtGGCTCAACACAAACAGGATCAACTCCGCCACAACCACATCAACAAGGAGGTTATTATCCACAAAGTG CTTCTCCACCTCTTccacaacagcaacaacaaggAGGATATTACCCACCACCTCAACATGGTTATTAtcctcctcctcctcctcaAGGAGGTTATTATCCACCTCCATATGGCTATGATCCATATGGTCCTCCTCAAGGAGGTTATTATCCACCTCCGCCACCATATGGCTATGGTTATTATCCCCCTCCACCACCATATGGTTATTATCCTCCCCCatctcaacaacaaacaccacaacaaccaccacaaccacaacagtTAGATTCCTATGGTGTACCACTCCAAAATTCTCAACAACAAATCCCATATcctccacaacaacaaccaccacaatatgaacaacaaccacaacaaccaccacaacaaccacaacaaccacaacaacaaccacaacaacctcaacaacaaccacaactaccacaacaaccacaacaacctcaacaacaaccactacaacaaccacaacaacctcaacaacaaccactacaacctcaacaacaacctcaacaacaacctcaacaacaacctcaacaacaactacaacaacaaccaccaccactacaacaacaacaacaacaacaacaacaacaacaacaacaacaaccacaaccacaacaacaacaaccacaactacaacaacagccACAAGAGAATTTAGGTGAATGGAGAAAAAGTATTTCAGAGTTTGTTAGTCCTGAAAGAGTAATTTTAGAGGACAGTTCAaaggataataataataataataataataataataataataataataataataataataataataataataataataataataataataataataataataacatggatttaaataataacaatagagACTCAAGGGGTAGAGACGATTGGGATAATAGGTTTTCTTCAAGAGATTCACACCATAGGGATAGAGACAATAGAGATAATAGAGATTCTTATTCAAGTAGGGATAGAGAAAGAGATAGAGATTTTTACTTAAGTAAGGATAGGGATAGGGATAGGGATAGAGACAGGGATAGGGATAGGgatagagatagagatagGGATAGAGATTATAGAGGAAGTTATAGAGATAATAGAGAGAAAAGCGGTGGTAGTTTGGGTTCATCAAGTAATAGTGTCCCACAGAGTTTATCacaatcatcatcgtcaATACCTCAAGCATCATCGTCTTCTAATATCACCACTCCctccacaaccaccaccactacaaaCACAAACACAAACTCAAACtttttatcatcaccatcatcatcatcattatcatcatcatcattaccagCAGCATCATTATCCTCTGGTTCATTGAGTGCTGGTATTGGGTTTTCAAAAAGAGTTAAAGATGAAGATGTTGTCGATATTAGTGatggtaataaaaaattaaccgTTCCAGTAAGAAGAGGTGTTACTGTTAAATTATCATCTAATCAATTCccattaaatattgataaatcagttaaaatttatttatattgtgtTATTTTTACT ccACAAATTTATAATAGAGTTAGAAAATATGATTTAGTATCAGGATTACAAGGTGCAATTGGACCAAATATTTATGATGGAACATCATCATTGTATTGTTTAAAAGAGATGACAGAGGatcaaatatttcaatttgaTAGTGTAAATATTAGATTGAGTTTTATTAAGGTATTGGATCCACCATCTACcattcaattttataatgTTTTCATGAAGAAGATTATGAAGTTATTAggattttcaattgttggtagacaatattttaattcacGTCTATCAGAAAAGATTGAAAGtagtaatttaaatgtttGGCCAGGTTTCTTTACATCGATTGGTAAGATTAGCGCAGGTACATCATTATTGGCAGATATGTCAAGAAAAGTCATTAGAAAGGAATCGGTTCTATCCTTAATTCAATCACTAAGTAGAAGAGGTAGTCGAGCAGATATTGAAAGAGAATTGGTTGGTTCAATCATCATTACattgtataataataaaacctaTAGAATCAATTCTATCGAATGGAATAAATCACCAAGATCCAATTTCAGGACCGATGCTAATGGTGAAATCACCTTTGAAAATTACTATCGTATAACTTATGATCGTTCAGTAACAGATTATGAACAGCCATTACTCATATCACGTTGTAAAGGTAGAAAAGAGGATGTATACTTAATACCAGAGTTTTGTAATCTCACTGGTATCTCTAATGAAGATAGAAAAAATGGTCAAAAGATGAAAGAGATTAATGAACGTACCGTCGTTGAACCAAGAAAGAGATTCTATGGATTgaaagaatttattaaatccatTAATTCAACCACTGAAATTAGGGAGGAGGCTTCTCGTTGGGGTatttcttttcaaaattCATTGGAGGTCAATGGTAATCAGTTCCCAACACCTCATAAGGAGAATTTTTACttggaaaaaattaaatcaaattgggGCATTATTGCAGCAGAGAGTTTGCAAAAGGAGTTGGGTACCTTTGAAAAGGAGATGAAAAACTATTGCTTGGAACGTCCATTCGTCCAACTTGTAAAGAATAATCCACGTGAATTCTCTAGTGAAATTAGAGCAATGGTAGATAGTAAGAAAATAGATTTCGTTGTTTGCATCATTCCAGCCGTACAAACTGAAGCTTATAATGCCATCAAGAGAGCGTCCTTATTGGAGTGTAAGATCGTTTCTCAAGTTATTACTGCCAGAACTATTACTAGTG ACCACCTTGGAAATTATCTCAATCAATCGAAGATACATACTCAAAAGGATGCAAGATCAGTTGCTGCTTTCTGTGCCACCACTAATAATGCCTTTACAAACTGTTATGTTAGTGCAACCATTCAAAAACAATCTTCAAAAGAAGTTATCAATTCATTAGGTGCATCAATGGGTAATGCATTAAAGGCTTATCATCATATTAATAGTCGTTTACCagaggttgttgttgtctatAGAGATGGTATTTCCGATGGTATGATTGATCAAGTTAATAAATACGAAGTTCAAGCAATTAGAGAATCATTCTCAATGTTACCATCATCAATGGGTGCAAAACCAAAACTTATTTACATTATCGTTAAAAAGAATACTCATATTCGTTTCTTTGATTTAGGTGGTAATTACAGTAATCCAACTCAAGGTGTTGTTGTTAGTCAAGGCGTAACTAGAGATCATTGGTATGACTTTTTCTTAATCTCTCAAAAAACAACTAAAGGTACAGCAAATCCAACACATTATCATGTTATTCAAGATGAAACAAATATTCAAGCAGAATCTTTACAACAATTAACCTATAATCTTTGTTATCTCTACTTTAATTTCGATCAAAGTGTATCGGTTCCAAGCGTTTGTCAATTCGCTCATAAATCTGCATTATTAATAGGTAAATCCTGTAATGCAAATACTCCTGAAGAATTAAGTAATcgtttattctttttataa
- the agnF gene encoding argonaut-like protein — MTYLCDKKREVEGDIDEEKGSTKRFKSQGNIEYGNQKQFEPIITHSSQLAPSYQYPPHQYQYYPHQYPPYQQQYPLHYQYYNQNQQHFFDSSSQNQQYLPQFHQYHQPYLIPLLKKELIGSIVITLYNNKTYRINSIEWNKTPETKFTPNIGSDMSFENLWTKSY, encoded by the exons ATGACTTATCTTTGtgataaaaaaagagaagtTGAAGGGGATATTGATGAAGAGAAAGGTTCTACTAAAAGATTTAAGTCACAAGGTAATATTGAATATGGgaatcaaaaacaatttgaacCAATCATCACTCACTCTTCACAGTTGGCTCCTTCATACCAATATCCACCacatcaatatcaatattatccACATCAATATCCGCCataccaacaacaataccCATTACactatcaatattataatcaaaatcaacaacatttCTTTGATTCCTCTtctcaaaatcaacaatatcTACCACAGtttcatcaatatcatcaacCTTACTTGATACCTCTTCTCAAA AAAGAGTTAATTGGTAGTATTGTAATTACATTGTACAATAATAAAACCTATAGAATCAATTCTATTGAATGGAATAAAACTCCAGAAACCAAGTTTACTCCCAATATTGGTAGTGATATGTCTTTTGAAAACTTATGGACAAAAAGTTACtaa